Genomic segment of Agrobacterium larrymoorei:
TGGTTATCCCGCCACTGATCGGGATCGAGGTGTAGGACTCCACCAGCGCCTTGAACACGACATGGTGGAAATCCAGCAGGAACAGCACCAGAAGCACGCCGAAGGTCAGCAAGCTGGCAAGCTGGCTTTCCGACGTATCCTCCAGCACATCCTGCGCCGGCGGGCCGGTGAAGGACATGGCCGTGCCCATGATGGTTGCCGCAAACTGCATGCCGAGAAGATAGAGATGGGCGATCAGGCCGAACATCGCGCCGATCATGGTTTCGAACAGCATGGAGCGGAAGAAGGTAACCGTATCACCCTTGGCGACCGGGTAGATGACGTCCCACATCAATGGCAGCAGTGCCATTGATAGTGTCAGCGCAAGAAAGAGCCTGATCTGCATAGACAGTCTGGCGGAAGAAAAACCCGGCATCACCATAAGGCAGGCGCCGATCCGGCAGAAAGCCAGAAACAGCGCCATAACAGTACCTTGTGGATCAGAGATCATGAAATGGAGCCGAGTATCTTGATTTCCGTGCCTTTGGCCAGTTCGACGTGCGAAAGCACGGGCAAGGTGCTGAACAGTCGTTCTGTGATCATTCGTACATATGTACGGGTTTCGGGCAATGTCACAAGTACGAATGGCAGTCCGACATCCATGTATTCACGGATTACTTTGCTTGCCTCGTTGCTGAACTCTTCCACCTGACGCGGATCGATATCGAATTCCACGACATCGCCCTTCGGATCGCGCTTCAGCGCCTGCTGGAAGACCACGTCCCACTTGGTACCGAGTCGCAGAACGCGCAGCACGCCATTGTCCGAAAGGTCGCCGCAAATCTGCTGCGCCATGCGGATGCGCACATGTTCCACGATCTGTTCGGTCTTGCGCAGGTGCGGCGCAAGCTCGGCCACCGCTTCGAGAATGAGATGCAGGTTTCTGATGGAAACACGCTCTGCCAGCAGCAGCTTGAGAATGGCCTGAAGGCCGGAATAGGACATGTGCGACGAGCAGATCTCGTCGGCAAGCTTCTTGTATTCCGGGTCCAGACGCTCGATGAGGATCTTGACGTCCTTGTAGGATAGAAGCATCGGCAGGTTGTTGCGAATGACTTCGCTGACATGCGTCAGAAGCGCCGAGATATTGTCGATCGGGTGGAAGCCTTCGCGCTTCAGGTCTTCGATGAAGTGTTCCAGAACCGAAACGGCAGGCATGCCGAAAGCGGGTTCTCTGACTTCATCCCCCGGGACCGACGGTCTGCGACCTTTGCCGGTGATGACCAGAACTTCGCCCACGCGCAGCGTATTGGCCGCAACCGTCGTGCCGTGAATTCTGATCTGATAGGATTTGTCCGGGATCGCGATATCGTCCGTGACCTTGATTTCCGGCACGACGAAACCGTATTGCGCGGCGAATTTCTTGCGCATCTTGCCCACCCGGAAGCCAAGCTCCTGATGCGCGCCGAGAAGGCGTGGGGAGACCTGCTTGCCCAGTGCGAGTTCGATTTCGGAGGTGCGAAGGACGTTCTTGACCGTATCCTTCTCGGCATCTTCCGCCTTGGACGCGCTCTGCTCTTCGGCTGCGCGCGCGACTTCCTTTTCGCGATCCATCTGGCGTGGAATGAACCAGGCGCCAAGTGCCAGCAGCATGCCGAGCGAAACGAATGGCAGGAATGGCAGGCCGGGAACCAGCGAAAGAACGAACATCAGACCGGCAGCAACGGAAAGCGCCTTTGGATATCCGCTCAGCTGGTTGATGACGGCGGTATCGGTGGAGCCGAGCGTGCCGCCACGGGTAATGATAAGACCGGCGGCAAGCGAAACGATAAGGGCGGGAACCTGAGAGACGATACCGTCGCCGACGGACAGCTTGACGAAAACGTCGGCGGCTTCGCCGATTGGCATGCCGTGGCGGAAAACACCGATGATGATGCCGCCGCAAATGTTGATTGCCGTGATCATCAGACCGGCGACCGCATCACCGCGAACGAACTTCGACGCACCGTCCATGGCGCCGTAAAAGGCGCTTTCTTCTTCCAGTTCGCGGCGTCTGTGCTGCGCTTCCTTTTCGTTGATGATGCCCGCCGAAAGGTCGGCATCGATCGACATCTGCTTTCCGGGAATAGCGTCGAGGGTGAAGCGCGCGCCGACTTCCGCGATACGCGTTGCACCCTTGGTGATGACGATGAAGTTCACCACGATGAGGATAAGGAAGACGATAAGACCGATGACGAAATCGCCGGACATGACGAGGCTGGAGAAGCCCGCGATAACGCCGCCCGCCGCACTGTGTCCTTCGTTGCCGTGGGAAAGAATGACACGCGTCGTGGCGATGTTGAGCGCCAGTCGGATCATCGTCGAGATCAGCAGGATCGTCGGGAAGGACGAGAAATCCAGCGGACGCTGAATCCACAGCGCAACCATGAGGATGAGGACGGAGAAGGCAATGGAAAATGCCAGGCCCATATCGATCATGAAGACCGGGATTGGCAGGAACAATATGCAAAGGATAGCAACGATACCGGCTGCGAACCCTATGTCGCGCCCGCCCGGGGCAACTTTGGGAAGAGGCAATATGCTGGGTGGCGTAGCCATTCTAACTCCATCTCATCATGAGAACCGGCAGAAACGTCCTGATCTTCCGTCCATCGAAGACCATGCCGACCAACTGGACACAGATCGACGTCCGAGCCTTAAGACATCAAGCTTGCGCGAGAATGGAGGAAATCCACCTGCAAAAACGGGAAAATTTAGCTTTGGTCAGGCGTCTTTTTATAATATGATTTGGAAGGTTATTCGCGCGATGATAGCGCGTCACTCGTCGGCCATGAGACGGTCTGCAAGATACAAGGCTCGTCATGGCTTCGACTTCGCTCTCCACCTATACCAGTTATCTCATCGTCAACCGCGATTTGAAATCGTCTTTGTCGACGGTGGCTAACCAGTCGACTGTGAAGCGCGACACGGAATATTACGAAGCCAATATCGGCAAGGTCACGACCGTCGATGAGTTTCTGGATGACTACAAGCTTTATTCCTATGCCATGAAGGCCTATGGCCTCGAAGAAATGACCTACGGCAAAGCCTTCATGCGCAAGGTACTGGAAAGCGATCTGACCGACAGTTCCAGCTTTGCCAATACGCTCACCGACAAGCGTTATTTGCAATTTGCAGAAGCCTTCAATTTCAGTGGCGACAAGAAAACGGCTCAGAACAGCGGGCAGCTGACCGACCTCACAGACGCCTACAAGGCCTCTTTCACGACCGAAGAAACGAATATCAAGACGGAGTCCACGTATTTTGCCGCCCAGATCGGCAAGGTGACGAGCGTCGATCAGCTGATAAATAATACCAGACTGCGGACCTATATGATGGACGCGGTCGGTCTCGATCCTACCTACACATCGAAAAGCTATCTGAAACAGGTCCTGACAAGCGATCTTGAGGACGAGGACAGCGTCGCCAATCAGGCCAAGGACACCGCCTGGAAAAAGCTTGCCGCAGCGTTCAACTTCAATGCGGATGGGACAGTGAATGGCCAAACCCAGACCGCGGATCAAACGGAAGACCTGAAGCTCGATTATGTTGCTAAAATGTCGAGCTATCCATCCAATACACTGCTTGAAGCCAATCAGCGCTATTGGGAAAAGAATGTCGCGAAGGTGACCTCCGCCAAGGAATTGACGGACGACAGCCGCCTGCTCGAATATGCCAAAACCGCTTTCAGCCTCAGCAAGACGATCCTTCCCAGCAGCGTCGCCAGCCTGATGTATAGCGAGAGTTTTGCCAATAATTACGGCAATACGAAACTGCTGGACGCTTTCAATTTCTCGGCGGACGGCACGCTTGCCGATGGAACCGCGCCTCAGGATGCCCAGCAGACGAAAGATCTGGCCAAGCTCTACAAGGCGGCTTTCACGAAAGACCAGACGACCGCAATCGATGCGGCAGTTACCAACTACGATACGCGAATTGCCACCGTAACCTCGCTGGATGACTTCTTCGTCCCCAACAATAAGGACAAGGTCAACGGCAATGATCAGATTACGGAAATATGGGATGTGGCCCTTCGGGCTTACGGCATCGATCCCGACGAAGTTTCCAATTCCGAGCTAAAGAAAATCCTGACGAGCGACGTGAGCGACAAGAAGAGTTATGTCAATTCGCTGAAGGATCAGCGCTTCGTGGATCTCGTGAACGCGTTCAACTTCACATCTGACGGCAAGGTGGACTCGCCGCTTCTTGCACAGGCGGAAAGCGTGACCGATGTTTTCTCCGCCGATTACAAGGCCAACAAAATCCGATCTTTGACGGGCACGGAACGCAAGACCGCCAGCGACAAGGCCGATACCGAAATCGAGTATTACAAATCGAAGATGATGGAAGTGAAGTCGGTCGATGATCTCGTCGCCGACACGCGGCTGACGAATTTCATTTTCGAAGCGCACGGCATCGATCCCAAAACTGTAACGACTTCCGATCTCAAGAAGATGTTCCAGTCGGATCTCTCCGATCCAAAGAGCTTCGTCAACACGCAGGAAAACCCTGCCTTCGCGCAGATCATCGCGTCCTTCAACTTCAATACGAAGGGGGAGCTGGATGCGAGCGCCCAGCAGGGCGGTCAGCAGCGCGGTGCCATCATGCAGACGACATCGCAATATGCTCGGCAGACGCTGGAAGAACAGCAGGGCGATGCCAACGAAGGCGTTCGTCTGGCCCTTTATTTCTCGCGCAAGGCGCCAGACCTGACGAGTGCCTATAGCATTCTAAGCGATGACGCCATCTTTGCCTTCTTCAAGACCGCCTTTAGCCTGCCATCCAGCATCGCCAACATGGATGTGACAAAACAGGCCGAGATGGTGACGAAACTTCTGGATTTGTCGAAGCTTCAGGATCCGGATTATGTCGATGATCTGGTCAAGCGCTTCACAGCGCTTTACGACACGCAAAACGCCAACACGTCGTCTCCTGCCTTGTCTATCCTGAGCGGCAGTTCGACATCGATCAGCGCCGATACGCTTCTGGCGGTCGCACAGCTGTCGTCCAAGTAGGAATACGGAAAAACGGGCCGGTCATAAGCCGACCCTGCAAGAGAAGCCTGTATGTCCTGAAACTGAAGGTCTACCAGTCTTCCGAATCGGAATCACGACGTGGGCTTTCGTCGGCCTTCTGCTCGTCGTCCGCCACCGGAATGGCGTAGGAGCCGTTCAGCCAGCGGGCGAGATCGAGCGAGCGGCAGCGATCCGAGCAGAAGGGATAGTCTTCGCGGGTGGAAGGTTTTTTGCACTCCGGGCAAGGCTGTGCTTTTCTGAGCGGTGTGACTTTGGAGTCTGCGGTCATTGGCGGTCAGCCCTCCTGCCAGCCCGGCGCCACCTCGAAGCCTTCACCGGCCAGAAGTGACGTCGTTTCGTAGAGCGGCAGTCCTACGACATTGGTGTAAGAACCGGTAAGCTTCTGCACGAAGCAGCCTGCAATGCCCTGAATACCATAGGCCCCGGCTTTGCCGCGCCACTGGCCGGAAGCGATGTAGTTTTCGATTTCGTGCTGCGACAGGCGCTTGAAGCGGACCTTGGTCTCGGACACTTTCTGGCGCACCTTGCCGCCGGGGGTAATCAGGCACACACCGGTATAGACCCAGTGGCTTCTGCCCGAAAGCAGATGAAGCGCGGCGCTGGCGTCTTCGATATATTCGGCCTTGCCGACGATACGGCGGCCCACGGCCACGACCGTATCCGAACCCAGAACGTAAGCATCCTTCCAGGCAAGCTCGCCCTTCACCGCCTTGTGGGCGGCCTGCGCTTTCTGAAGCGAGAGGCGTCGGCAGAGCGTGCGTGGATGTTCCAGACGTGCGGGCGTCTCGTCGATATCCATGGGCATCAGACGTGCGGGCTCGATACCCACCTGATGCAGGAGCTCAAGACGGCGTGGCGATCCGGAAGCCAGAATCAGCTTTTGTTTTAAGTCTGTCATGCTCTGCCAGCCGTCCGATCTGTCGGGCTATTACTTGAAACGGTAAGTTATACGGCCTTTGGTCAGGTCGTAAGGGGTCATTTCAACCAGAACCTTGTCGCCCGCGAGAACGCGGATACGGTTCTTGCGCATGCGACCCGCTGTGTGAGCAATGATTTCGTGTTCGTTTTCCAGCTTCACACGGAACGTCGCATTGGGCAGGAGTTCGGTCACGACGCCCGGGAATTCAAGGACTTCTTCTTTTGTCATATAGGGTTTTTCTTCCTGTTTGATGATACCGAACGTAAGAGTCCGGGAAAATTGCGCGGAAACTACACAATCGCCGCCTATTTGTGAACCTAAATTGTCGCTTGGTCTAAAGCGTTTCCGAAAATGGCTGTGCACGCTGCGGAAGACGCTCTGAAATAAGCTTTTTGAGGTGATCTCGCACCTCGCGATAGGCTTCCAGCCTCTGTTCTCGCGACCCGGTTTCGACCGTTGGATCCATCGTCGGCCAATAGACCACGTCGAGAGCGTTGTAGCGCGTCAATTCCAGTGCGGCGTGGTGCGCCTCCGGCGTCAGCGTGATGATGAGGTCGAAGAAATCGTCCTCGATCTCCTCCATAGTGCGCGGTTTGTGCTTGCCGAGCGTCAGGCCGGTTTCTTCCAGCACTGCATCGACGAAAGGATCGCGCTCCCCTGCGCGTACACCTGCGGACTGGATATAGATGCCGGGAGCAATGATCTGCTTGGCGATGACTTCGGCCATCGGAGAGCGGATGGAGTTCATGCCGCACATGAATAATATGGCGCGCGGTGCCTTGTCTTTCAAGTCAACGACACCCGGAGCTTCCATCTCTACCCCCGCCAATAGAGCACACAGACGAGCGTAAAGAGACGACGGGCCGTATCGAAATCCACCTTTATCTTGCCGGAGAGACGATCCATCAGCGTTTGCGATCCATCATTGTGGATACCGCGCCGCCCCATGTCGATTGCCTCGATCTGGCTTGGCGTGGAAGACCGAATGGCCTCATAATAGCTTTCGCAGATCAGGAAATAATCCTTGATGATGCGGCGAAAGGGGGTGAGCGAAAGAATGTGTGTTGCGACAGCCTTGCCGTCTTCCGTGGTTATAGCGAAGACCAGCTTGGTTTCCACCAGCGAGATATCGAGCTTATAGGGCCCGCCCTCGTGCCCCAGCGGCTCGAAACTGTTCTCCTCGATCAGGTCGAAGATCGCGACGGCGCGTTCATGCTCCACGTCAGGCGTGGACCGGCCGATACTCTCGTCCAGCACCACATCGCAGAGTCTGAATTCGCCAGCCGCCATGCCTTACCCTTCCGGATTGAGACGAATGGCAACGGACTTCGCATGCGCATCCAGCCCTTCGGAATTGGCGAGCGTGATGGCTGCGGGCGCCAGCTTACGCAACTGATCCGGCCCAAGGCGCAGTATGGAGGTGCGCTTGACGAAATCCAGCACCGAAAGACCCGAAGAGAAACGCGCGGAACGCGCGGTTGGCAGAACGTGGTTGGAGCCGCCGACATAATCGCCGATCACCTCCGGCGTATGGCGACCGACGAAGATCGCACCGGCATTGCGCACGCCCGCCATCAGAGCGTCGGGGTCGTCTACCGCAAGCTCCAGATGCTCTGCCGCAATGCGGTTTGCGAGCGGAATGGAAGCGGCAAGATCATCCACCAGAATGACAGCGCCGAAGTCGCGCCAGCTTGCCGTGGCGGTCTCTGAACGTGACAATTGCTTCAACTGGCGCTCAACGGCCTTTTCCACCGCGTGGCCAAGCTCCGCATCATCGGTGATGAGAATGGATTGCGCACCGGGATCATGTTCGGCCTGTGCCAGCAGGTCTGCGGCCAGCCAGTCCGGGTCATTGTGCTTGTCTGCGATCACCAGCACTTCGGATGGGCCTGCAATCATATCGATGCCGACCGTGCCGAAAACCTGCCGCTTGGCGGCTGCCACATAGGCATTGCCGGGACCGACAATCTTGGCAACGGGTGCAATGGTCTGCGTGCCATAGGCAAGAGCCGCCACGGCCTGCGCCCCGCCGATACGATAAATTTCCTCCACGCCTGCAATGCGCGCAGCGGCCAGAACAGCGGGGTTGATCTTGCCGGCATTGGCCGGAACGACCATAACCACGCGCTCCACACCTGCAACCTTTGCCGGAACGGCATTCATGAGAACGGAGCTTGGGTAACTCGCAGTGCCGCCCGGCACATAGAGGCCGACAGCCTCGATTGCCGTCCAGCGCGAACCGAGACCGACGCCGATATCGTCTTCGTAAATATCGTCCTTCGGCATCTGCCGCGCGTGGTGCTTCTCGATGCGCTGGGCCGCAAATTTTAGGGCATCCAGAACGGCAGGATCGACCTGGCCGACGGCATCATCGATTTCCGCTTCCGTGACCCGCATGGATACTTGGGAAAAATCCAGCCCGTCGAATTTCAGGGAATAATGCGCCAAGGCCTCGTCGCCACGCTTCCGCACATCATCGATGATGTCGCGCACAACCGCGTTTACGTCTTCGGAGACTTCGCGCTTCGTCGTCAGGAACGCCGCGAATGCCTTTTCGAAATCAGAAGACGATTGCTCCAGCCAGATTGCCACTGCACTTACCCTTTCCGCAGCCCCGCATCATCAGCGGAGCAAAATCTCTGCCGCATCGCAAGACGTGCGGCGCATGGGTATGTGGCATAAATCGAAACATGCGGGCAAGGCAATTCCCTGCCCGCATTCACGCAAGATTTAGTCTGCCGGGTGGAAAGGCTTCGCGTTGGTTTCCCAGGCGCCGCTGAGATCGGTCAGTTGCGCCTCTATGCATTCCACATCCAGGGCGATCGCGCCATTGCCGGAAAGGGTCAGCTCAACCGTGCCATCCGGCCCCTCGCCTTTCTGGGTAAAGCGCACGGCAAGAAGTGAATGAACCTGTTCCTTGTCCGCCCGGTTGATGCCGCTGGAGCGGACGGCGGAGACGCGTTTCAGAACGAATGCGGTGCGGCAACGCTCCGGCGGGTGGTTTTTCTTGAGTCCGTTTTCCCATACGAAACGGTTGACGGACAGCACGAACTGACCGTGCCGTGCATCGAAAGACGCGTCTTTCAACTTGAAGACGCTGTCTTGCATGTGGGTGGAAATGATGGAGAGATCCTCTCCATCCAGCGCCATCAGCTTAAGGCCGCTCATCGTTTCTTTATCCTCATCTTGCGGAGAGGTCCGCATCATCCAGTGTCCCTGAAAATTCAGGCTTTGTCTGGAGATAGGCAGTCGGGGACCGTTCTGCAACTCGGCCCCCGACGAAGATGATGGTGTTAGTCGCTGACGCGCTCTACCTGCGCGCCGCAGCGGTTGAGTTTCTCTTCAAGCCGCTCGAAGCCGCGGTCCAAATGATAGACGCGGGAGACCATCGTCTCGCCTTCGGCGACCAGACCGGCGATAACGAGCGAGACCGATGCACGAAGATCCGTTGCCATGACTTGAGCGCCGCGCAGACGCGAAACGCCTTCGATGCGCGCCATCTGGCCTGAGAGCGAAATCTTGGCGCCCAGACGCGCTAGTTCCTGCACATGCATGAAGCGGTTTTCGAAAATGGTTTCGGTAATGTGCGATACGCCCTGCGCACGCGTCATCAGCGCCATGAACTGCGCCTGAAGATCGGTCGGGAAGCCGGGGAAAGGCTCCGTCACCACATCTACTGGATGGATGCCATTGCCATTGCGCACCACGCGAAGGCCGCTTTCCGTTTCCGTGATCGAAGCACCCGCCAGCTTCAGCGTATCGAGCGCGTTATCGAGCAGCGAGGCGTGCGTGCCTTCGAGAACCACATCACCGCCCGTCATGGCGACAGCCATGGCATAGGTTCCGGTTTCGATACGATCTGGCAGAACGCGATGGCGTGCGCCGGATAGCGATGTCACTCCTTCGATGGTGATCGTGGAGGTGCCCGCACCTTCGATCTTCGCGCCCATGGCGATGAGGCACTGGGCGAGATCGACCACTTCCGGTTCGCGTGCGGCGTTGTGGATGATCGTCGTGCCGCGCGCGAGTGTCGCCGCCATCAGCATGACATGCGTTGCACCCACGGACACCTTGGGGAAGGTATAGGTGGCACCAACAAGGCCGCCATTCGGTGCGGTTGC
This window contains:
- a CDS encoding UPF0262 family protein, which translates into the protein MAAGEFRLCDVVLDESIGRSTPDVEHERAVAIFDLIEENSFEPLGHEGGPYKLDISLVETKLVFAITTEDGKAVATHILSLTPFRRIIKDYFLICESYYEAIRSSTPSQIEAIDMGRRGIHNDGSQTLMDRLSGKIKVDFDTARRLFTLVCVLYWRG
- the flhA gene encoding flagellar biosynthesis protein FlhA; translated protein: MATPPSILPLPKVAPGGRDIGFAAGIVAILCILFLPIPVFMIDMGLAFSIAFSVLILMVALWIQRPLDFSSFPTILLISTMIRLALNIATTRVILSHGNEGHSAAGGVIAGFSSLVMSGDFVIGLIVFLILIVVNFIVITKGATRIAEVGARFTLDAIPGKQMSIDADLSAGIINEKEAQHRRRELEEESAFYGAMDGASKFVRGDAVAGLMITAINICGGIIIGVFRHGMPIGEAADVFVKLSVGDGIVSQVPALIVSLAAGLIITRGGTLGSTDTAVINQLSGYPKALSVAAGLMFVLSLVPGLPFLPFVSLGMLLALGAWFIPRQMDREKEVARAAEEQSASKAEDAEKDTVKNVLRTSEIELALGKQVSPRLLGAHQELGFRVGKMRKKFAAQYGFVVPEIKVTDDIAIPDKSYQIRIHGTTVAANTLRVGEVLVITGKGRRPSVPGDEVREPAFGMPAVSVLEHFIEDLKREGFHPIDNISALLTHVSEVIRNNLPMLLSYKDVKILIERLDPEYKKLADEICSSHMSYSGLQAILKLLLAERVSIRNLHLILEAVAELAPHLRKTEQIVEHVRIRMAQQICGDLSDNGVLRVLRLGTKWDVVFQQALKRDPKGDVVEFDIDPRQVEEFSNEASKVIREYMDVGLPFVLVTLPETRTYVRMITERLFSTLPVLSHVELAKGTEIKILGSIS
- the fliR gene encoding flagellar biosynthetic protein FliR, whose product is MISDPQGTVMALFLAFCRIGACLMVMPGFSSARLSMQIRLFLALTLSMALLPLMWDVIYPVAKGDTVTFFRSMLFETMIGAMFGLIAHLYLLGMQFAATIMGTAMSFTGPPAQDVLEDTSESQLASLLTFGVLLVLFLLDFHHVVFKALVESYTSIPISGGITMQRMLISLTDTLVASMNIALRVASPFILYGFLFNVAIGLINKLAPQIPVYFISTPYALALGLLLLYFGIAAVVNQFVNGFFTVFANM
- a CDS encoding low molecular weight phosphatase family protein, producing MEAPGVVDLKDKAPRAILFMCGMNSIRSPMAEVIAKQIIAPGIYIQSAGVRAGERDPFVDAVLEETGLTLGKHKPRTMEEIEDDFFDLIITLTPEAHHAALELTRYNALDVVYWPTMDPTVETGSREQRLEAYREVRDHLKKLISERLPQRAQPFSETL
- the hisD gene encoding histidinol dehydrogenase — protein: MAIWLEQSSSDFEKAFAAFLTTKREVSEDVNAVVRDIIDDVRKRGDEALAHYSLKFDGLDFSQVSMRVTEAEIDDAVGQVDPAVLDALKFAAQRIEKHHARQMPKDDIYEDDIGVGLGSRWTAIEAVGLYVPGGTASYPSSVLMNAVPAKVAGVERVVMVVPANAGKINPAVLAAARIAGVEEIYRIGGAQAVAALAYGTQTIAPVAKIVGPGNAYVAAAKRQVFGTVGIDMIAGPSEVLVIADKHNDPDWLAADLLAQAEHDPGAQSILITDDAELGHAVEKAVERQLKQLSRSETATASWRDFGAVILVDDLAASIPLANRIAAEHLELAVDDPDALMAGVRNAGAIFVGRHTPEVIGDYVGGSNHVLPTARSARFSSGLSVLDFVKRTSILRLGPDQLRKLAPAAITLANSEGLDAHAKSVAIRLNPEG
- the yacG gene encoding DNA gyrase inhibitor YacG, coding for MTADSKVTPLRKAQPCPECKKPSTREDYPFCSDRCRSLDLARWLNGSYAIPVADDEQKADESPRRDSDSEDW
- a CDS encoding DUF2948 family protein, with protein sequence MSGLKLMALDGEDLSIISTHMQDSVFKLKDASFDARHGQFVLSVNRFVWENGLKKNHPPERCRTAFVLKRVSAVRSSGINRADKEQVHSLLAVRFTQKGEGPDGTVELTLSGNGAIALDVECIEAQLTDLSGAWETNAKPFHPAD
- a CDS encoding Maf-like protein; this encodes MTDLKQKLILASGSPRRLELLHQVGIEPARLMPMDIDETPARLEHPRTLCRRLSLQKAQAAHKAVKGELAWKDAYVLGSDTVVAVGRRIVGKAEYIEDASAALHLLSGRSHWVYTGVCLITPGGKVRQKVSETKVRFKRLSQHEIENYIASGQWRGKAGAYGIQGIAGCFVQKLTGSYTNVVGLPLYETTSLLAGEGFEVAPGWQEG
- a CDS encoding DUF1217 domain-containing protein, with protein sequence MASTSLSTYTSYLIVNRDLKSSLSTVANQSTVKRDTEYYEANIGKVTTVDEFLDDYKLYSYAMKAYGLEEMTYGKAFMRKVLESDLTDSSSFANTLTDKRYLQFAEAFNFSGDKKTAQNSGQLTDLTDAYKASFTTEETNIKTESTYFAAQIGKVTSVDQLINNTRLRTYMMDAVGLDPTYTSKSYLKQVLTSDLEDEDSVANQAKDTAWKKLAAAFNFNADGTVNGQTQTADQTEDLKLDYVAKMSSYPSNTLLEANQRYWEKNVAKVTSAKELTDDSRLLEYAKTAFSLSKTILPSSVASLMYSESFANNYGNTKLLDAFNFSADGTLADGTAPQDAQQTKDLAKLYKAAFTKDQTTAIDAAVTNYDTRIATVTSLDDFFVPNNKDKVNGNDQITEIWDVALRAYGIDPDEVSNSELKKILTSDVSDKKSYVNSLKDQRFVDLVNAFNFTSDGKVDSPLLAQAESVTDVFSADYKANKIRSLTGTERKTASDKADTEIEYYKSKMMEVKSVDDLVADTRLTNFIFEAHGIDPKTVTTSDLKKMFQSDLSDPKSFVNTQENPAFAQIIASFNFNTKGELDASAQQGGQQRGAIMQTTSQYARQTLEEQQGDANEGVRLALYFSRKAPDLTSAYSILSDDAIFAFFKTAFSLPSSIANMDVTKQAEMVTKLLDLSKLQDPDYVDDLVKRFTALYDTQNANTSSPALSILSGSSTSISADTLLAVAQLSSK
- the murA gene encoding UDP-N-acetylglucosamine 1-carboxyvinyltransferase; this translates as MDRIRITGGNELNGIIPISGAKNAALPLMIASLLTSDTLTLENVPHLADVEQLIRILGNHGVDIAVNGRRERQDEGYSRTVHFTCRTIVDTTAPYELVSKMRASFWVIGPLLAREGKARVSLPGGCAIGTRPVDLFIEGLEALGANMEIDGGYINATAPNGGLVGATYTFPKVSVGATHVMLMAATLARGTTIIHNAAREPEVVDLAQCLIAMGAKIEGAGTSTITIEGVTSLSGARHRVLPDRIETGTYAMAVAMTGGDVVLEGTHASLLDNALDTLKLAGASITETESGLRVVRNGNGIHPVDVVTEPFPGFPTDLQAQFMALMTRAQGVSHITETIFENRFMHVQELARLGAKISLSGQMARIEGVSRLRGAQVMATDLRASVSLVIAGLVAEGETMVSRVYHLDRGFERLEEKLNRCGAQVERVSD
- the infA gene encoding translation initiation factor IF-1; translated protein: MTKEEVLEFPGVVTELLPNATFRVKLENEHEIIAHTAGRMRKNRIRVLAGDKVLVEMTPYDLTKGRITYRFK